One Gemmatimonadota bacterium genomic region harbors:
- a CDS encoding serine/threonine protein kinase, with protein MPQIDPALWARLSPLLDQAIDLTSEARAAWLQELATRSPELVAPLTELLSADARADARGFLAAPHGATLAGRVVGQYTLVRPLGHGGMGSVWLAQRTDGRFEGYAAVKLMSLALMSETGQERFRREGTALARLAHPAIARLLDAGVAPSGQPYLVLEYVDGKHIDAHATAFGLSATARINLVLQVLDAVGHAHANLIVHRDLKPSNILVTADGQVKLLDFGIARLLHGEGDPSRSALTSDGGSAFTPDYASPEQLKGEPITTATDVYALGVLLYLLLSGRHPTRGESPTPAEALRGVLEVEPRPLGLGDLDTVIAKALKKDPAERYATVAAFGDDLRRYLGHEPVSARPDAFSYRARKFLRRHRAPVALAAGVIAVLVGATVFSVRQAGHAEAERDAAVLAERRATARTELQAVLASDPRGPDGLPLSSAQRIALAEEVLVRQFRDEPWLVSEVMSDLSQRLGESLDRNGQRAMLARAARIASEGDGAPAQLALAHCLRATSFWDDDLVDSVRAQVSVAQAALARLTGPIDPTLRALCLEAEGKLLQASGKGDTAVALLSQAVALLKDADVRRLSLAVALSDIMRLAGRQRDAVAVQQEQLNAMVRVGYANTEAFPNVVTYLDRTLADLGEFHLADSLVGQFIREREASAGVGRVPLLLAFIFGMNKQRLGEVDSADQWITRATAGEWQQGGTMTNWLPSTLALVRASQGRLAEARAAAAQLPGGLRGRRATAAMVRATLLRAEGRSAAAVRLLEDELAALYAEAPTTLSLFTLPLVTAGEWRLAAGDARGADSLAQLGWRAAVLDSLAPLRSGLAGRADLLRAQALRARGDTTGLRVVAKRSVVALTNGYGATNAWTRTAITLRDSLR; from the coding sequence GTGCCTCAGATCGATCCCGCCCTGTGGGCTCGGCTCAGCCCACTGCTCGACCAGGCCATCGACCTCACGTCCGAGGCGCGAGCCGCATGGCTGCAGGAGCTCGCCACGCGGTCCCCGGAACTGGTCGCACCGCTCACCGAACTTCTCTCCGCCGACGCGCGCGCCGACGCCCGCGGCTTTCTCGCCGCACCGCATGGGGCGACCCTGGCCGGGCGCGTGGTGGGACAGTACACCCTGGTCCGGCCGCTCGGGCATGGCGGGATGGGATCCGTGTGGCTCGCGCAACGCACCGACGGACGGTTCGAGGGGTACGCCGCGGTCAAGCTGATGAGCCTGGCCCTGATGAGCGAGACTGGCCAGGAGCGGTTTCGCCGCGAGGGCACCGCCCTGGCGCGCCTGGCGCATCCTGCTATTGCTCGTTTGCTTGATGCCGGCGTCGCGCCATCGGGACAACCATACCTCGTCCTGGAGTATGTGGACGGGAAGCACATCGATGCACATGCCACGGCGTTCGGGCTGTCGGCGACCGCGCGCATCAACCTGGTGCTGCAGGTGCTCGATGCCGTGGGACACGCCCACGCCAACCTGATCGTCCATCGCGACCTGAAGCCGTCGAACATCCTGGTCACGGCGGACGGCCAGGTGAAGTTGCTCGATTTCGGCATCGCGAGGCTGCTTCACGGTGAGGGAGATCCATCGCGGTCGGCGCTGACTTCGGATGGAGGAAGCGCGTTCACGCCGGACTACGCCTCGCCGGAGCAACTCAAGGGGGAGCCGATCACCACGGCGACCGATGTCTACGCGCTCGGCGTCTTGCTGTACTTGCTGCTGTCCGGCCGCCACCCCACGCGTGGGGAGAGCCCCACGCCGGCGGAAGCGCTCCGCGGCGTGCTCGAGGTCGAGCCGCGTCCGCTGGGGCTTGGCGACCTCGATACCGTCATCGCGAAGGCGCTGAAGAAGGACCCCGCGGAGCGCTACGCCACGGTGGCGGCGTTTGGCGACGACCTGCGGCGGTACCTGGGTCACGAGCCGGTGAGCGCGCGGCCCGATGCGTTCAGCTATCGCGCGCGCAAGTTCCTGCGACGTCACCGTGCGCCGGTGGCGCTCGCGGCAGGTGTGATCGCCGTCCTCGTTGGCGCGACGGTGTTCAGCGTCCGTCAGGCGGGGCACGCGGAGGCCGAGCGCGATGCCGCGGTGCTCGCCGAGCGGCGCGCGACGGCGCGCACCGAACTCCAAGCCGTTCTCGCCAGCGACCCACGCGGTCCCGACGGTCTGCCGCTCAGCAGCGCGCAGCGGATCGCCCTCGCCGAGGAGGTGCTCGTCAGGCAATTCCGCGACGAACCCTGGCTCGTGTCCGAAGTGATGTCGGACTTATCCCAGCGCCTCGGCGAGTCGCTGGACCGCAACGGCCAACGGGCAATGCTCGCGCGTGCCGCGCGGATCGCCAGTGAGGGCGACGGTGCCCCAGCCCAGCTCGCCCTCGCCCACTGCCTGCGCGCGACGAGCTTCTGGGATGACGACCTGGTGGACTCGGTGCGCGCCCAAGTGTCTGTTGCGCAAGCCGCGCTCGCGCGGCTCACGGGCCCGATAGATCCGACGCTTCGTGCCCTCTGCCTCGAGGCGGAAGGCAAGTTGCTTCAGGCGAGCGGGAAGGGCGACACGGCCGTCGCGCTGCTTTCCCAGGCCGTGGCACTCCTCAAGGACGCCGATGTGCGCCGCTTGTCCCTGGCCGTCGCGCTCTCGGATATCATGCGCCTCGCGGGTCGGCAACGAGACGCCGTGGCCGTCCAACAGGAGCAGCTCAACGCCATGGTGCGGGTCGGTTACGCAAACACCGAGGCCTTTCCCAACGTCGTCACCTACCTGGATCGCACACTCGCGGATCTCGGCGAGTTCCACCTCGCCGATTCGCTGGTGGGCCAGTTCATCCGGGAGCGCGAGGCGAGCGCCGGGGTTGGTCGGGTGCCACTCCTGCTCGCTTTCATCTTCGGGATGAACAAGCAACGACTCGGTGAGGTGGACTCCGCGGATCAGTGGATCACGCGGGCGACAGCGGGTGAGTGGCAGCAGGGGGGGACCATGACCAACTGGCTACCATCGACCCTCGCCCTGGTTCGGGCCAGTCAGGGCCGATTGGCCGAGGCACGCGCTGCCGCCGCGCAGCTGCCGGGAGGGCTGAGGGGTCGCCGCGCGACGGCGGCGATGGTGCGCGCGACGCTCCTCCGCGCCGAGGGACGCTCCGCGGCTGCGGTGCGTTTGTTGGAGGATGAGTTGGCCGCGCTCTACGCGGAAGCACCCACGACGCTGTCACTGTTCACCCTCCCGCTCGTGACCGCCGGGGAGTGGCGGCTCGCGGCGGGCGATGCGCGTGGCGCTGATTCCCTCGCGCAACTCGGCTGGCGGGCTGCGGTCCTCGACTCGCTCGCGCCACTCCGGAGCGGACTCGCGGGCCGCGCGGACCTGTTGCGGGCCCAGGCATTGCGAGCGCGGGGTGATACGACGGGGCTCCGGGTGGTGGCGAAGCGGTCCGTGGTCGCCCTCACGAATGGGTACGGTGCCACCAACGCGTGGACGCGCACCGCCATCACACTCCGCGACTCGCTCCGCTGA
- a CDS encoding sigma-70 family RNA polymerase sigma factor, translating to MTETPSNDLFAALYDELHRLASIQLRRVGSDLSLGATTLLHEAYLNFASRDQVQFPDRGQFMGYAARAMRNIIIDYARRGLAQKRGGGAFEITLGGAHAVANPMAPGEATELVRLSESLDELARIEPRLAQLVDLHFFCGYSFVEIAELRGASERTVQRDWRKARLLLQHALGDLA from the coding sequence ATGACCGAAACACCGTCCAACGACCTCTTCGCCGCGCTCTACGACGAGCTGCACCGCCTGGCGTCGATCCAGCTACGGCGTGTGGGCTCCGACCTCTCGCTGGGCGCGACCACGTTGCTGCACGAGGCCTACCTCAACTTCGCCTCGCGGGACCAGGTCCAGTTCCCCGACCGTGGGCAGTTCATGGGGTACGCGGCGCGCGCGATGCGCAACATCATCATCGACTACGCGCGCCGCGGATTGGCCCAGAAGCGAGGCGGCGGCGCCTTTGAGATTACCCTGGGTGGCGCACACGCGGTCGCCAACCCGATGGCACCAGGAGAGGCCACGGAGCTGGTTCGACTCTCCGAGTCACTGGATGAACTCGCCCGCATCGAACCACGGCTCGCCCAGTTGGTCGACCTGCATTTCTTCTGTGGTTACAGCTTTGTCGAGATCGCCGAGCTGCGCGGGGCGTCCGAGCGCACCGTTCAGCGCGACTGGCGAAAAGCGAGGTTGCTGCTGCAGCACGCGCTTGGCGACCTGGCCTAA
- a CDS encoding phosphoribosyltransferase — MSIEPLFQDRHAAGVALASRLLRSAWGADAVVLGMARGGVAVAAPIARALNAPLDTVVARKLGVPGIEEVAFGAIAEGDHQPVLDGVHDFIGLPRAVVGLTTARERREVARRVDQYRDGQPLRNLAGRTVIVVDDGLASGATLVAAGRALRRHRPRRLVAATPVASKEGLQAVCPTFDEVVALATPEPFGTVSDWYRDFSPVDDAAVRALLGRSPLVRTHDVEPSANEVEQPVTIPTGEAGDAMIGDLGAPRGAQGLVIFAHGGGSSRGSYRNRYLAARLRLAGWATLRVDLLLDRERQADDDGDMRFDIERITGRLLAATRWCRVTRVTGYGRTVLFGASTGAAAAMGVAAVMPHDIAGVVARGGRIDLAAASLTHVRAPSLLVVGAADTETLQRTRGCAGQLGGSVTWRTIRHAGHTFEEIGALGRVGEVVTSWLASRQRRYRLHRWMNAHHLWPGMTRGGNVAQQRA, encoded by the coding sequence GTGTCGATCGAGCCCCTGTTTCAGGATCGGCATGCCGCTGGCGTTGCTCTCGCCAGCCGGCTCCTGCGCAGTGCTTGGGGCGCGGACGCGGTAGTCCTGGGCATGGCGCGAGGCGGCGTTGCGGTCGCGGCGCCGATTGCGAGGGCCCTCAACGCACCACTGGACACCGTTGTCGCCCGCAAGCTCGGCGTACCGGGGATCGAGGAGGTCGCTTTTGGCGCGATCGCTGAAGGCGACCACCAGCCCGTCCTGGACGGCGTCCACGATTTCATTGGACTCCCGCGTGCGGTGGTGGGTCTGACCACGGCTCGCGAACGCCGCGAGGTCGCGCGGCGCGTCGATCAGTATCGCGATGGCCAGCCGCTTCGCAACCTCGCGGGTCGCACGGTGATCGTCGTGGACGATGGGCTGGCGAGTGGCGCGACGCTTGTGGCCGCTGGCCGCGCGCTGCGACGCCACCGACCACGGCGATTGGTGGCCGCGACTCCCGTTGCATCCAAAGAGGGACTGCAGGCCGTGTGTCCCACGTTCGATGAGGTCGTTGCCCTCGCCACTCCCGAACCGTTCGGCACGGTCTCCGATTGGTACCGCGACTTCTCGCCGGTGGACGACGCGGCGGTGCGCGCCCTCCTTGGTCGTTCGCCGTTGGTTCGAACCCATGACGTCGAGCCAAGTGCCAACGAGGTGGAGCAGCCGGTCACCATCCCCACGGGGGAAGCGGGTGACGCCATGATTGGCGACCTCGGTGCACCACGTGGCGCACAGGGGCTCGTGATCTTCGCGCACGGGGGTGGGAGCAGTCGAGGGAGCTATCGCAATCGCTACCTCGCGGCGCGCCTGAGGCTCGCTGGATGGGCCACGCTGCGCGTCGACCTGCTCCTGGACCGCGAACGCCAAGCCGACGACGACGGCGACATGCGATTCGACATCGAAAGGATCACGGGGCGACTCCTCGCCGCGACCCGCTGGTGCCGTGTCACACGCGTCACCGGGTACGGACGCACCGTGTTGTTTGGGGCGAGTACCGGCGCTGCCGCGGCGATGGGGGTGGCCGCCGTCATGCCGCATGACATCGCGGGGGTGGTGGCGCGCGGCGGGCGCATCGACCTGGCCGCAGCATCGCTCACCCACGTCCGTGCGCCATCGCTGCTCGTCGTTGGAGCTGCCGACACGGAGACCCTGCAGCGCACCCGCGGCTGTGCCGGGCAGCTCGGAGGGTCGGTCACGTGGCGCACCATCCGCCACGCGGGCCACACCTTCGAGGAGATCGGCGCCCTCGGAAGGGTGGGGGAAGTGGTGACCTCGTGGCTCGCCAGTCGGCAGCGGCGCTATCGCCTGCACCGATGGATGAACGCGCACCACCTCTGGCCGGGCATGACCCGTGGTGGTAACGTCGCCCAACAGCGCGCCTGA
- a CDS encoding PQQ-dependent sugar dehydrogenase: MTRRLYPAAACAALTLLSASFAVAQGRGSQDPLPAGQTNDPFPQPIVSTEGVIVVTLREFASLPEIDGVAARAMTLVEEPATPRLFVSDMRGVLYVLSADGRTVTPYLDLRDAKWGIGVQSQGRERGMQSFTLHPQFAQAGTPGFGKFYTYTDVSNQQSTADFTTSNANSTHDTVLLEWTTASASANTYDGGAPRELIRLRQPFANHNGGALAFNPTARAGSADFGLLYIGIADGGSGGDPLAVGQNLGSAFGKIFRIDPLGRTARGGKYGVPSTNPFVTTAGALPEIYAYGVRNAQRFGWDARNGAMFMSDIGQNIVEEVSPVTAGANLGWNTWEGSYRFVSQRAVSTEAPRSDPGVTYPIVEWGQLDPILLPSNSSASVGALVYRSNRVPQLNGRLLFGDMPSGELFHVSADELPAGGQDAIRRVLFKTDAAATPRTFLAIIQEKNRAQGKPVATRADLRFDGNAAGQVFLLNKADGVIRVIER, from the coding sequence ATGACCCGACGCCTATATCCCGCCGCAGCCTGCGCTGCCCTCACGCTCTTGTCCGCGTCGTTCGCAGTGGCCCAGGGCCGCGGTTCCCAGGATCCGCTCCCCGCCGGCCAGACGAACGACCCGTTCCCGCAGCCCATCGTCAGCACAGAGGGGGTGATCGTGGTGACGCTCCGCGAGTTCGCGTCGCTGCCTGAGATCGACGGCGTCGCCGCACGCGCGATGACCCTCGTCGAGGAGCCAGCGACACCGCGCCTGTTTGTCAGCGACATGCGGGGGGTCTTGTACGTGCTCAGTGCCGATGGCCGCACCGTGACGCCGTACCTCGACCTCCGCGACGCCAAGTGGGGAATCGGCGTGCAATCCCAGGGTCGCGAGCGCGGCATGCAGAGCTTCACGCTCCATCCGCAGTTCGCGCAGGCCGGTACACCGGGCTTCGGGAAGTTCTATACGTATACCGATGTGTCGAACCAGCAGTCCACTGCCGACTTCACCACGTCGAATGCGAACTCCACGCACGACACCGTCCTGCTCGAGTGGACGACCGCATCCGCCAGCGCCAACACCTATGACGGTGGTGCCCCGCGTGAACTGATCCGCTTGCGGCAACCTTTCGCCAACCACAATGGCGGCGCGCTAGCGTTCAACCCGACCGCCCGCGCCGGCAGCGCCGACTTTGGCCTCCTCTACATCGGGATCGCAGATGGCGGCAGTGGCGGTGACCCGCTCGCCGTCGGCCAGAACCTGGGCTCCGCCTTTGGGAAAATCTTCCGCATCGATCCACTCGGCCGCACCGCACGTGGTGGCAAGTATGGCGTCCCGTCGACCAACCCCTTCGTCACGACCGCCGGCGCCCTCCCGGAGATCTACGCCTACGGCGTGCGCAATGCGCAGCGCTTCGGCTGGGATGCGCGGAACGGCGCGATGTTCATGTCCGACATCGGGCAGAACATCGTGGAGGAAGTGAGTCCCGTAACGGCCGGCGCCAACCTGGGGTGGAACACCTGGGAGGGCAGCTATCGCTTCGTGAGCCAGCGCGCCGTCAGTACCGAGGCGCCGCGCAGCGATCCGGGGGTCACGTACCCGATCGTCGAATGGGGGCAACTCGACCCGATCCTCCTGCCGAGCAACTCCTCCGCCTCCGTTGGGGCACTCGTCTATCGGAGCAATCGTGTCCCGCAGCTCAATGGTCGCCTGCTGTTCGGGGATATGCCTAGCGGGGAGCTGTTCCATGTGAGCGCCGACGAACTGCCCGCGGGTGGTCAGGACGCGATCCGCCGCGTGTTGTTCAAGACCGACGCCGCAGCCACTCCGCGCACCTTCCTGGCCATCATCCAGGAGAAGAACCGCGCGCAGGGCAAGCCAGTCGCGACGCGCGCCGACCTGCGCTTCGACGGCAACGCCGCCGGACAGGTCTTCCTGCTGAACAAGGCCGACGGAGTCATCCGCGTCATCGAGCGCTAA
- a CDS encoding Ig-like domain-containing protein: MRYPWLLAIVSVGCGGGGETALTPPPVVVASVTIDGGPPVPLLVGLTTQLTATARDARGIALSGRAISWSSTAATVASVSTSGLVTGVAAGTAQIRATAEGQTAEVAVTVRAQPWSLTGSLATGRTLHSLTVLANGSVLAVGGQVLGTPFQTVRESELYDPGTGRWRSAGRLTTGRANHVAIRLRDGKVLVAGGYSIELSARLASAELYDPATDTWSATGSMSEPRNIAEAALLADGRVLVAGGSGAGTNLNALATAEIYDPATGRWSPAMNLSVARAGHAIMTLPNGKVLVVGGGSGTFSAPILHASAEVFDPVAGVWSATGGVPLARGYHRAVALPNGRVLLTGGSDFVSTVFPASDLYDASTGAWTAAGAMVTGRISHSATVLPNGSVLVAGGGGNSVLRSAELFDPATGRWVAAGDLQVPRSNHAAALLANGKVLVAGGQGVGAATSAEIFTPQ, from the coding sequence ATGCGATACCCCTGGTTGTTGGCCATCGTCAGCGTTGGATGCGGCGGCGGTGGCGAGACGGCGCTGACGCCACCGCCGGTCGTCGTCGCGTCGGTCACGATCGACGGTGGCCCCCCCGTGCCGCTCCTGGTCGGGCTCACCACCCAGCTCACGGCCACGGCACGCGATGCCCGGGGAATCGCACTCTCGGGTCGGGCGATCTCGTGGAGTTCGACCGCGGCGACTGTGGCCTCGGTCTCGACGAGCGGCCTGGTGACCGGGGTTGCCGCCGGGACGGCGCAAATTCGCGCCACCGCGGAGGGACAGACGGCCGAGGTCGCCGTCACGGTCCGGGCACAACCGTGGAGCCTGACCGGCTCGCTCGCCACGGGGCGTACGCTGCACTCGTTGACGGTGCTCGCCAACGGGAGCGTCCTGGCCGTCGGTGGCCAGGTGCTGGGGACGCCCTTCCAGACCGTTCGGGAAAGCGAGCTGTACGATCCCGGCACGGGCCGCTGGCGCTCCGCCGGCCGCCTCACGACCGGTCGCGCGAACCATGTGGCGATTCGCCTCCGGGACGGCAAGGTCCTCGTCGCCGGGGGCTACTCCATTGAGCTGTCAGCCCGACTGGCAAGCGCCGAGCTGTACGACCCGGCAACGGACACGTGGAGTGCGACCGGAAGCATGTCTGAGCCGCGCAACATCGCCGAAGCGGCCCTCCTTGCGGATGGCCGGGTGCTCGTCGCTGGAGGGTCGGGCGCAGGCACGAACCTGAATGCCCTCGCAACGGCGGAGATCTACGATCCTGCTACGGGACGTTGGAGTCCGGCCATGAACCTGTCGGTCGCCCGGGCGGGCCACGCCATCATGACCCTGCCCAACGGGAAGGTCCTCGTCGTGGGCGGCGGGTCGGGAACGTTCAGCGCACCGATACTGCATGCGAGCGCTGAAGTGTTCGACCCAGTAGCCGGGGTGTGGTCCGCGACCGGTGGTGTGCCCCTCGCCCGAGGGTACCACCGGGCCGTGGCGCTCCCCAACGGACGCGTCCTCTTGACGGGGGGAAGCGACTTCGTCTCCACCGTCTTTCCGGCGTCCGACCTCTACGACGCCTCGACGGGAGCGTGGACGGCCGCGGGAGCGATGGTAACCGGACGCATCTCGCACTCCGCGACGGTCCTCCCCAACGGGAGTGTGCTGGTGGCTGGCGGCGGCGGCAACTCGGTGCTGCGGAGCGCAGAACTGTTTGATCCCGCCACTGGGCGCTGGGTGGCGGCCGGTGACCTGCAGGTGCCGCGGTCGAACCATGCCGCGGCCCTTCTGGCCAACGGCAAGGTGCTCGTCGCCGGCGGACAGGGGGTCGGGGCAGCGACGAGCGCCGAGATCTTCACTCCGCAGTGA
- a CDS encoding TonB-dependent receptor produces MKRIGIVLLLLWLAHAPSVHAQAAGGGITLFGRVQGAQAKAPIPFLTLQLRTEKDSVFVAGRLTDETGAFTFAGLKKGVYLLEARFIGYQPLRERVLVGELSPFLDLGVLQMVEVTQTLDRVVIASTVEGVSAAMDRKTFTVADNVSQAGGSVLQAMANLPGVTVAQDGKVELRGSDKIAILIDGKQTALTGFGSQSGLENLPASAIDHIEIINNPTARFDANASAGIINLVLKKQDQVGVSGRVGFTGGAGALWVKRENLPGVRPQYQATPKLNPSFAVNHRRAGTNTFVQGDWLYAPTLNKNEFSTRTYDDGSVIQQQVKRNRRTDYATIRAGLDHVIDRRNTFSISGLFNREKILDYGDNPYFAGSLDQRYRLWQFKEDEVKYTAFGTAVLTHRFPQPGHTLTYTGTYSFHREDEQYFFTNTLPTFTGKDAFKLLSDEHVVDANVDYVRPLRQGRVEAGFKGRHRSIPVDMQFFPGTNSPLDVGAGGWATYRELIPAVYGNYVFESQRVELEGGLRLETVHVDYDVNPTHNTYKSDGYQYLQPFPNVRAAWKFDDNNKVSLFVNRRVDRPNEVDIRIFPKYDEPELIKVGNPGLQPQFTTSAEVGYKTNWSQGSVYAAAYHRVVESTITRIATQAPGSVLLYNVFQNAGRSWATGSEVVWQQTVSPRVSLGVNANIYKNTVAAFSGVNRYPVPTPYVAERQELTSGNLKVNAALRLPRDWDGQVSSVYLAPDLLPQGRIGSRYSLDLGIKKGIQRGKGEIVANATDLLNTMQVRRTIRGSTFDLVSTDYLETQVIRVGYNWKF; encoded by the coding sequence ATGAAACGCATCGGGATCGTCCTGTTGTTGCTGTGGCTTGCCCACGCGCCGAGCGTCCACGCGCAGGCCGCCGGCGGCGGCATCACCCTGTTCGGGAGGGTCCAGGGCGCGCAAGCGAAGGCACCCATCCCGTTCCTCACCCTCCAGCTCCGTACCGAGAAGGACAGTGTCTTCGTAGCTGGACGGCTGACGGACGAGACCGGTGCCTTCACCTTCGCCGGGCTCAAGAAGGGGGTCTACCTGCTGGAAGCCCGATTCATCGGGTACCAGCCGCTGCGCGAACGGGTCCTCGTGGGGGAGCTGAGCCCGTTCCTCGACCTCGGTGTGCTGCAGATGGTGGAGGTCACGCAGACCCTCGATCGTGTCGTGATTGCTTCGACCGTCGAGGGGGTGTCGGCGGCGATGGACCGGAAGACCTTTACTGTCGCGGACAACGTGAGCCAGGCTGGTGGCTCCGTCCTGCAGGCCATGGCGAACCTGCCCGGCGTGACGGTCGCCCAGGATGGGAAGGTGGAGCTTCGCGGGAGCGACAAGATCGCGATCCTGATTGACGGCAAGCAGACCGCGCTCACCGGGTTCGGCTCACAGAGTGGCCTCGAGAACCTGCCAGCCTCCGCCATCGACCACATTGAGATCATCAACAACCCGACCGCGCGCTTCGATGCCAATGCGAGCGCCGGCATCATCAACCTGGTGCTCAAGAAGCAGGACCAGGTCGGCGTGAGCGGCCGCGTCGGCTTTACCGGCGGCGCCGGGGCGCTGTGGGTAAAGCGGGAGAACCTCCCCGGCGTCCGGCCGCAGTACCAGGCGACGCCCAAGCTGAACCCATCGTTCGCCGTCAACCACCGGCGCGCAGGCACCAACACGTTCGTGCAGGGCGACTGGCTCTACGCCCCGACCCTGAACAAGAACGAGTTTTCGACGCGCACCTACGACGATGGCTCGGTGATCCAGCAGCAGGTCAAGCGCAACCGTCGCACCGACTATGCGACGATCCGGGCCGGGCTGGACCATGTCATCGACCGCCGGAACACCTTCAGCATCTCAGGACTGTTCAACCGGGAGAAGATCCTGGATTACGGTGACAACCCGTACTTTGCAGGTTCCCTCGACCAGCGCTACCGCCTGTGGCAGTTCAAGGAGGACGAGGTCAAGTACACCGCCTTTGGCACGGCAGTGCTCACCCATCGGTTCCCACAGCCGGGGCACACGCTCACCTACACGGGCACGTATTCATTCCACCGCGAGGACGAGCAGTACTTCTTCACCAACACCCTGCCCACCTTCACCGGAAAGGACGCCTTCAAGCTGCTGTCCGACGAACACGTGGTGGACGCCAATGTCGATTACGTCCGGCCCCTCCGGCAGGGACGCGTCGAGGCCGGCTTCAAGGGGAGACACCGCTCGATTCCCGTCGACATGCAGTTCTTTCCCGGGACCAACTCGCCACTCGACGTTGGGGCGGGTGGCTGGGCGACCTATCGCGAGCTGATCCCCGCGGTGTATGGGAACTACGTGTTCGAAAGCCAGCGGGTGGAGCTTGAGGGCGGGCTACGTCTCGAGACCGTGCACGTCGACTACGACGTGAACCCGACCCACAACACCTACAAGAGTGATGGCTACCAGTACCTCCAGCCGTTCCCCAACGTGCGGGCGGCCTGGAAGTTCGACGACAACAACAAGGTCTCGCTGTTCGTCAACCGGCGCGTGGACCGGCCGAACGAGGTCGACATCCGCATCTTCCCCAAGTACGACGAGCCGGAGTTGATCAAGGTCGGCAACCCCGGCCTGCAACCGCAGTTCACCACGTCGGCCGAGGTCGGGTACAAGACCAACTGGTCGCAGGGCAGCGTGTACGCCGCGGCGTATCATCGGGTGGTCGAGTCCACGATCACGCGGATCGCGACGCAGGCGCCGGGGAGCGTCCTCCTGTACAACGTCTTCCAGAATGCCGGCCGCAGCTGGGCCACAGGGTCAGAGGTCGTCTGGCAGCAGACGGTCTCGCCGCGCGTTTCGCTCGGCGTCAACGCGAACATCTATAAGAACACGGTCGCCGCGTTTTCTGGGGTCAACCGGTATCCGGTGCCCACGCCGTACGTGGCCGAACGACAGGAACTGACATCGGGCAACCTGAAGGTGAATGCGGCGCTCCGGCTCCCGCGGGACTGGGATGGCCAGGTATCGAGTGTCTATCTCGCGCCGGACCTCCTGCCGCAGGGGCGGATCGGGAGTCGCTACTCGCTTGATCTCGGAATCAAGAAGGGGATCCAGCGCGGCAAGGGAGAGATCGTGGCCAATGCCACGGACCTGCTGAACACCATGCAGGTCCGGCGGACCATCCGGGGATCCACCTTTGACCTCGTGAGCACAGATTACCTGGAGACGCAGGTGATTCGCGTCGGCTACAATTGGAAGTTCTAG